One region of Gossypium raimondii isolate GPD5lz chromosome 6, ASM2569854v1, whole genome shotgun sequence genomic DNA includes:
- the LOC105774292 gene encoding nudix hydrolase 15, mitochondrial, with amino-acid sequence MASSRSLNGGSLPFSSQRLLALAQQLSHYKPPPCSLDDGEEQERIIEKTVGKVVSQVGVQESVTPIAQNPENFKPKRAAVLICLFEGDAGDLRVILTKRSSRLTTHSGEVSLPGGKAEEGDKDDIETATREAKEEIGLDPSLVNIVTVLEPFLSKHLLRVVPVIGILTDKKAFKPTPNPAEVDEVFDAPLEIFIKDKNRTEEEREWMGEKYLLHFFEYETEKEKRKYIIWGLTAGVLIRAASLVYQQPPAFLEQNPKFKFPKIVDRNTVMR; translated from the exons ATGGCTTCATCAAGATCGTTGAACGGTGGATCACTTCCATTTTCATCACAAAGACTCTTAGCCTTAGCTCAACAGCTCAGTCATTACAAGCCTCCACCTTGTTCCTTGGACGACGGCGAGGAGCAGGAGCGAATCATCGAGAAAACCGTCGGAAAAGTTGTTTCACAAGTGGGTGTTCAAGAATCAGTGACCCCAATTGCCCAAAACcctgaaaattttaaacccaaaagAGCTGCTGTTTTGATCTGTCTCTTTGAAGGAGATGCTGGGGATTTGCGTGTTATATTGACCAAAAGATCTTCGAGATTGACTACTCATTCTG GGGAAGTTTCATTGCCAGGTGGGAAAGCAGAGGAGGGTGACAAAGATGATATCGAAACAGCCACTCGAGAGGCTAAAGAAGAGATCGGGTTGGACCCTTCACTTGTGAATATCGTAACGGTTCTCGAACCATTTTTGTCCAAG CATCTCCTCAGAGTAGTTCCGGTCATTGGCATACTTACCGACAAAAAGGCATTCAAGCCAACACCAAACCCCGCAGAAGTCGACGAAGTATTCGATGCTCCCCTAGAAATATTCATTAAG GACAAAAACCGAACCGAGGAAGAAAGAGAATGGATGGGGGAGAAGTATTTGCTTCACTTCTTTGAGTATGAAACTGAGAAGGAAAAAAGGAAGTATATAATATGGGGTTTAACTGCTGGGGTTCTGATAAGAGCTGCTTCATTAGTTTACCAGCAACCTCCTGCTTTTTTGGAACAAAATCCCAAGTTCAAGTTCCCTAAAATCGTTGACAGAAATACCGTCATGCGGTAA
- the LOC105774067 gene encoding apoptosis inhibitor 5-like protein API5, which yields MTDSSDEAKQIEKLYEFGERLNEAKDKSQNVKDYEGVIDATKTSLKAKQLAAQLIPRFFKFFPNLSSRALNAHFDLIEEEDLAVRVQAIRGLPLFCKDTKEYISKIVDILGQLLTADEIVERDAVHKALMSVLRQDVKESLTALFKHIWNVEEPSQDDTIRDKVLCFIRDKVFPLKAELLRPPEEMERHITDLIKKSLGDVTGAEFRMFMDFLKSLSIFGEKAPPERLKELIGIIEGQADLDAQFDVSDADHIDRLISCLFMAIPFFVRGAPGSKFLNYLNKHIIPVFDKLPEERKLDLLKALAEISPYTTPQDSRQVLPSVVQLLKKYMPRRKTGEETNFTYVECLLFSFHHLAHKAPNASNSLCGYKIVTGQPSDRLGEDFSEYYKDFTERLSSVEDLTRATIKKLTQGMAEHNKAMAAAKSDEAKDNIKTLKQNTTTGLRTCNNILVMTKPLHLKTPAFIGDKSVNLSWKEAIKPSALSTTTATGVKRPAAGSGSNNLAIKKGRGAGNMQNQLVNRALEGISYGGSGGRGRGRGWGRRGRGRGYR from the exons ATGACTGACTCTTCCGACGAAGCCAAGCAAATCGAGAAGCTCTATGAGTTCGGCGAACGCCTCAACGAAGCTAAGGATAAGTCTCAG AATGTGAAAGATTACGAAGGAGTCATCGATGCAACGAAAACAAGCTTAAAGGCGAAACAATTAGCTGCTCAGCTAATACCTCGCTTTTTCAAGTTCTTCCCTAACTTATCCAGCCGTGCTCTCAATGCACATTTCGATTTGATTGAAGAAGAAGATTTAGCG gTTCGAGTGCAAGCGATTCGTGGGCTTCCTTTGTTTTGTAAGGATACAAAGGAGTACATTTCTAAAATAGTAGACATTTTAGGGCAACTCCTTACTGCTG ATGAGATTGTGGAGCGTGATGCTGTTCATAAAGCCTTAATGTCTGTATTAAGGCAGGATGTGAAGG AGTCCTTGACAGCACTATTCAAGCACATTTGGAATGTTGAGGAACCAAGTCAAGATGACACCATTCGTGACAAGGTTTTGTGCTTTATACGAGATAAG GTTTTTCCTCTTAAAGCTGAACTCTTGAGACCCCCAGAGGAAATGGAAAGGCACATAactgatttaattaaaaag AGTTTAGGAGATGTAACTGGAGCTGAATTCAGGATGTTTATGgactttttaaaaagtttgagcATATTTGGGGAGAAAGCTCCTCCTGAGCGCTTGAAGGAACTTATTGGAATAATTGAAGGGCAGGCTGATTTAGATGCACAATTTGAC GTCTCTGATGCAGATCATATTGATAGGTTGATATCGTGTCTGTTCATGGCTATTCCATTTTTTGTG AGGGGTGCACCTGGCAGCAAGTTTCTCAACTACTTAAACAAACACATTATACCTGTTTTTGATAAG CTTCCCGAGGAACGGAAGCTGGATTTGCTCAAAGCTTTAGCAGAAATTTCTCCTTACACAACACCACAGGATTCTCGCCAGGTTCTTCCTTCTGTTGTTCAGCTTTTAAAG aaGTATATGCCTCGGAGGAAGACTGGTGAAGAAACAAACTTTACCTATGTTGAATGCTTGTTGTTTTCATTCCACCATTTAGCTCACaag GCTCCTAATGCTTCAAATAGTCTTTGTGGATACAAGATTGTCACTGGTCAACCATCAGATAGACTGGGGGAGGACTTCTCAGAGTATTATAAGGACTTCACTGAGAG ATTGAGTAGTGTCGAAGACCTAACTAGGGCCACAATTAAGAAATTAACTCAGGGAATGGCTGAGCACAATAAAGCAATGGCAGCTGCTAAATCTGATGAAGCAAAGGATAACAtt AAAACGCTAAAGCAAAATACCACAACCGGATTGCGTACCTGCAATAACATTTTAGTTATGACAAAG CCGTTACATTTGAAAACACCTGCATTTATCGGAGATAAGAGCGTCAACCTTTCTTGGAAAGAAGCCATAAAACCTTCAGCGCTGTCCACCACAACTGCAACCGG GGTGAAGCGACCTGCTGCCGGTAGTGGTTCCAATAATTTGGCAATAAAGAAAGGCCGTGGAGCCGGTAACATGCAAAACCAGCTTGTTAATAGAGCATTGGAAGGCATATCTTACGGCGGGAGTGGTGGAAGAGGCAGGGGTAGGGGTTGGGGAAGACGTGGAAGAGGAAGAGGTTACCGGTAG
- the LOC105774497 gene encoding cyanidin 3-O-galactoside 2''-O-xylosyltransferase FGGT1: MADKTFHIAMYPWFALGHITPFVHLANKLAENGHKISFFLPAKTLRRVEAFNLHPNLVTFIPIIVPHVEGLPLGAETTNDVPFPLHPLIMTAMDCTEPDIEAYLRELKPHFVFFDFACWLPTLTHELGIKSVVYCVISSGTIGYLLSPARKIIERGLTGLDLLEPPKGFPSSSVKLRVYEAQGLAAVTTMDYGSGISFAGRHLKSFSDCDAIGFKTCKEIEGPYCEYIGKQFEKPMLYAGPVVPEPPKMALEERWERLLSNFEAKTLIFCTFGSECVLKKDQFQELVLGLELTGLPFLVALKPPTGAQTIESDLPEGFQERVNGTGFIYGGWVPQQLILRHPSVGCFVTHCGSGSLAEAMVNDCQLVLVPHFGDQIINARLMAGDLRIGVEVEKREKDGFFTKDDVNKAVKAVMDGDSELGKEVRANHAKWKEFLLAPGLENYYINDFVMKLNNLM, translated from the coding sequence ATGGCAGACAAAACCTTTCATATTGCAATGTATCCTTGGTTTGCCCTTGGCCATATTACTCCGTTTGTTCATTTGGCCAACAAACTAGCAGAGAATGGCCAcaaaatttccttcttcttGCCAGCCAAAACATTGCGCAGGGTTGAGGCTTTCAATCTCCATCCGAATCTCGTGACCTTCATTCCGATCATCGTTCCACATGTTGAAGGTTTGCCTCTTGGTGCCGAAACAACAAATGACGTTCCTTTCCCTTTGCATCCTCTCATTATGACTGCCATGGATTGCACAGAACCAGATATTGAAGCTTACCTTCGTGAACTCAAACcccattttgttttctttgatttcGCGTGTTGGTTGCCAACTTTGACTCACGAGCTAGGCATCAAGTCTGTGGTCTATTGTGTCATTAGCTCCGGAACTATTGGTTATCTTCTTAGTCCTGCAAGAAAGATTATTGAAAGAGGTTTAACCGGCCTTGATCTCCTCGAGCCTCCAAAAGGTTTTCCATCTTCAAGTGTAAAGCTACGCGTGTATGAAGCTCAAGGTTTAGCTGCTGTGACAACAATGGATTATGGAAGTGGTATTTCATTCGCAGGGCGCCATCTAAAGTCTTTTAGTGATTGTGATGCTATTGGTTTCAAGACATGCAAGGAGATTGAAGGGCCTTATTGTGAATATATTGGAAAACAATTTGAAAAGCCAATGCTTTATGCTGGTCCAGTAGTGCCAGAGCCACCAAAAATGGCGTTAGAAGAACGATGGGAAAGGTTATTAAGCAACTTTGAAGCCAAGACATTGATATTTTGTACCTTTGGGAGTGAATGTGTTCTAAAAAAGGATCAATTCCAAGAATTAGTTTTAGGCCTCGAGCTAACAGGTCTACCATTCCTAGTCGCCCTGAAACCACCAACGGGAGCTCAAACAATCGAGTCAGACTTACCAGAAGGATTCCAAGAAAGAGTAAATGGAACAGGGTTCATATATGGAGGTTGGGTGCCACAACAACTAATCCTAAGGCACCCTTCCGTGGGGTGTTTCGTGACTCATTGTGGCTCGGGCTCTTTGGCAGAGGCTATGGTGAATGATTGTCAATTGGTGTTGGTACCCCATTTTGGGGACCAGATAATTAATGCAAGATTAATGGCCGGAGACTTGAGAATTGGAGTAGAGGTTGAGAAACGTGAAAAAGATGGATTCTTTACAAAGGACGACGTTAACAAGGCAGTAAAAGCTGTAATGGATGGTGATAGTGAGCTGGGGAAAGAGGTAAGAGCTAACCATGCTAAATGGAAAGAGTTTCTTTTAGCACCGGGGCTTGAAAATTATTACATCAATgattttgttatgaaattgaataacttGATGTAA
- the LOC105774872 gene encoding rac-like GTP-binding protein RAC9, giving the protein MMNTSRFIKCVTVGDGAVGKTCMLISYTSNTFPTDYVPTVFDNFSANVVVDGSTVNLGLWDTAGQEDYNRLRPLSYRGADVFLLAFSLISRASYENVHKKWIPELRHYAPNVPIVLVGTKLDLRDDKQFLSDNPGAISITTSQGEELKKMIGAVTYIECSSKTQQNVKAVFDVAIKIALRPPKPKRKPIKRRSCAFL; this is encoded by the exons ATGATGAATACGTCGAGGTTTATCAAGTGTGTCACAGTAGGTGATGGAGCGGTGGGGAAGACTTGCATGCTTATTTCGTATACTAGCAATACGTTCCCAACG GACTATGTTCCCACAGTGTTTGACAACTTTAGTGCTAATGTGGTGGTGGATGGCAGCACAGTGAACCTTGGCCTATGGGATACTGCCG GCCAAGAAGATTACAATAGGTTAAGACCTTTGAGTTATAGGGGAGCTGATGTGTTTTTGTTGGCCTTTTCTCTTATTAGCAGGGCCAGTTATGAAAATGTTCACAAAAAg TGGATCCCCGAGCTTAGACATTATGCTCCTAATGTGCCAATTGTGCTTGTTGGAACCAAACTAG ATTTAAGAGATGACAAGCAGTTCTTGAGTGATAACCCAGGAGCAATATCAATAACAACATCTCAg GGTGAGgagttgaagaagatgataggtGCAGTTACTTACATTGAGTGCAGCTCCAAAACCCAACAG AATGTGAAGGCTGTTTTTGATGTTGCAATAAAGATAGCATTGAGGCCACCAAAACCAAAGAGAAAACCTATAAAAAGAAGATCATGTgctttcctttga
- the LOC105771467 gene encoding ras-related protein RABA1f: MGAYRADDDYDYLFKVVLIGDSGVGKSNLLSRFTKNEFSAESKSTIGVEFATRSIHVDDKVVKAQIWDTAGQERYRAITSAYYRGAVGALLVYDVTRRVTFENVQRWLKELRDHTDPNIVIMLVGNKADLRHLRAVAAEDAKAFAERENTFFMETSALESFNVENAFTEVLAQIYRVVSRKALDIGDDPAALPKGRTINVGSKDDVSAVKGAGCCSA, translated from the exons ATGGGAGCTTATAGAGCTGATGATGATTATGATTATTTGTTTAAGGTTGTGTTGATCGGTGATTCTGGTGTTGGAAAATCCAACCTATTGTCTAGATTTACGAAGAACGAGTTTAGCGCTGAGTCTAAATCCACCATTGGTGTTGAGTTCGCAACTCGTAGCATTCATGTTGATGATAAAGTTGTTAAAGCTCAAATTTGGGACACTGCTGGACAAGAAAg GTACCGTGCAATTACCAGTGCATATTATCGAGGTGCTGTCGGTGCTTTACTAGTCTACGATGTCACTCGTCGTGTTACGTTCGAGAATGTACAAAGGTGGCTTAAGGAACTCCGAGACCACACTGATCCAAACATTGTGATTATGCTAGTCGGGAACAAGGCCGACCTGCGTCACTTGCGAGCTGTTGCAGCCGAAGATGCTAAAGCTTTTGCCGAACGAGAGAACACTTTTTTCATGGAAACATCTGCGCTCGAGTCCTTTAATGTTGAGAATGCCTTCACCGAAGTGTTGGCCCAGATCTATCGTGTCGTGAGCAGGAAAGCTCTTGACATCGGAGATGATCCGGCAGCTTTACCTAAAGGTCGGACGATCAATGTCGGATCTAAAGACGATGTATCGGCTGTGAAAGGAGCTGGATGTTGCTCGGCTTAA